One Verrucomicrobiota bacterium genomic window, CGGCTGGAGCTCAAGAAGTTCTGCCGCTTTGACCGGAAACATACAGTGCATCGCGAGACGAAGTAGCCCCGGGTTTGCGTGACAAGCTCGCGGGTCCGTGATGCGTCGCCCGTACGCGGTCTTATCGCACGTAGGCCAGTAGCTCTAACTGGTAGAGCAACGGACTCCAAATCCGATGGTTGGGGGTTCGAATCCCTCCTGGCCTGCCACTTTGGCGGCTCGGCTGGGGGTTGCGAGGGAGCTTCACCCCGAGTGCCAGGCGGCGGTTGGGCGACGAGAAGGTCGGTCGAGAGACCGAGAGGTCGGTTCAGGCGATTGAGGAGGCAGGATGCACGATATACCGCTGGTGGCGGTCTCTTCGCTGGTCTGGTACGTGGTGCTGCTTGTGGGCGCCATCGGCCTGTTGGCTCTGGCGATCCGGAACAACTGGTTCGTGCGGATCCAGGCGTTCCTGGCCGACGTGCGCGCCGAGCTCAAGAAGGTCTCGTGGCCGACGTGGCCCGAGTTGCGGAGCGCCACAGCGGTGGTGATCGTCTCGACGCTCGTGGTGACGGTGTTCATCGTGTTGGTTGACCTCGTGCTCAGCCATCTCATGCGGTTGTTGTTCTAGGGAGCCGGGCGCGATGGCCAAGCAGTGGTACGTAGTCAAGGCGATGAGCGGCCAGGAGCGCAAGGTCAAGTCGAACATCGAGGCGCGCATCCAGGTCGAGGAGCTTGGCGACTACGTCGGACGGGTGCTTATCCCGACCGAGAATGTCTCGGAGGTCAAGGCCGGCAAGCGCAAGATCACGAGCCGGCTGTTTTTCCCCGGCTACATCCTGGTCGAGATGGATCTGAACGAGCACACGTTCCATTTCGTGCGCCAGACCAACGGCGTGCTCGGGTTCCTGGGCGACCAGGCGCCGATCCCGCTCAAAGAGGATGAGATCGGCGACATCCTCAACCAGGTCGAGGCGAAGAAAGAGAAGGTCAAGCCGAAGGTCATGTTCGAGATCGGCGAGTCGGTCAAGGTGACCGAAGGGCCGTTTGTCAATTTCAACGGGGTGATCAACGAGATCAATCCGGACAAGGGCAAGCTCAAGGTGATGGTGTCGATTTTTGGCCGGTCAACGCCGCTCGAGCTCGAGTACTGGCAAGTCGAGAGAGCATGATCTGAAAGCACACCGCACGGACGTTTGACGCTCGTGCGTTTTTTGACCCCGCGGACGGTAGGTGACCCGCGAAACGCGGAGAGGACAAGAGGACGGTATGGCGAAGAGAGCGACAGGCTTGATCAAGCTGCAGATCCCTGCGGGCCAGGCGAACCCGGCGCCGCCGGTTGGCCCCGCCCTGGGTCAGCATGGGGTCAACATCATGGACTTCTGCAAGCAGTTCAACGCCAAGACCAAGGAGATGCCCGGCGGACTGACGATTCCGGTGGTGATCACCGTGTATCATGACAAGACCTTCAGCTTCATCCTGAAGTCGCCGCCAGCCGCCACACTGCTCAAGAAGGCGGCGGTTATTGCCAAGGGCTCCGGCGAGCCGAACAAGACGAAAGTCGGCACGGTGACACGGGCGCAGGTCGAGGAGATCGCCCGCGAGAAAATGGAGGACTTGAATGCGCGTAGTCTGGAGGCGGCGTGCCGCGTCGTCGAGGGGACCGCGCGCAGCATGGGCATAGAGGTGACGGCATGAACGGGAGCCGCCGATTCCGCAGCGCGGTCGAGATGGTTGACCGGACCAGAGCGTACTCGCTCGACGAGGCCGTGGTGCTGCTCCAGCAGTTGCCGAAAGCGAAGTTTGACGAGACCGTTGAGGTGGGCATGCAGCTCGGCGTCGACCCGCGCAAGTCCGAGCAGATGGTGCGCGGCACCGTGGCGCTGCCGCACGGCACGGGCAAGACGGTGCGCGTCGTCGCCATCTGCCAAGGCGATCAGGCGCGCGAGGCTCAGGAAGCCGGCGCCGAACACACCGGCTTCTCCGATATCGTTGAGAAAATCCAGGGCGGCTGGCTTGATTTCGACGTGATCGTGGCGGCGCCCGACACGATGCGCGAGGTCGGCAAGTTGGGCAAATTGCTCGGGCCGCGCGGGCTGATGCCGAGCCCCAAGACGGGCACGGTGACGCCCAACGTGGGCCAGGCGGTGCGCGAGGTCAAGGCGGGCAAGATCGAGTTCAAGATCGACAAGGCCGGCAACCTGCACCTGCCGATCGGCAAGGCCTCGTTTGCGCCCGACAAGCTCGTGGCGAACGGGGCAGCGGCGTTCGACGCGGTGCTCAAGGCGAAGCCAAGCTCCTCGCGCGGCGAGTATCTCAAGAGCGCGACGTTGAGCTCGACTATGGGGCCGGGTATCCGGCTCGACGTCAAGGCCATCGCCGCGCAGGGCCGGTAACAAGCGGGCGGTCCGCAGGGCAGAACGACACAGAACCGACGAGAGCGAGGCCGGCGTGAGAGCGGAGAAAGAACACGTAATCGACGAGCTCAAGGCGAAGATCGAGGGCGCCTCGGCGCTGATCTTCACCAACTACAACGGCACGAGCGCCGAACAGATGGGCGCACTGCGAACGCAGCTTTACGAGCGCAAGGGGGGCTACCTGGTCGTCAAGAACCGGCTCTTTGCGCTTGCGGCCAAGGCGGCGGGCCTCGACGGCGAGCTGCCGGGCTTCGGTGGCCAGGTCGGCGTGGCGTTCAGCGACGAGGAATCTTCGCTGCCCCTGCTCAAGGCGCTCGTCGAGTTCAACAAGCAGAACGAGGTCCCCACGCTGCTCGGCGGGATCATCGGCGGGCGGCCGTGCACGGCCGAAGAGCTCAAGGACCTCTCGAAGCTGCCGTCCAAGGCAGCGATGCGTGCCCAGGCGCTGGGCATGCTGCTCGCGGTGCCGCGCGCGCTGGCGACGGTGCTTGCGGGTCGGCTGCGCAGCGTTCTCTATCTGCTCAAGGCGCGCATCGAGGCCGAGGGCGGCGTTCCGGTCGATGAGCCGGCCCAGGCACCGGCTGAGACGCCGGCGGAGGCGCCGGCTGAGGCGTCTGCCGAGCCGACGAACGTGGAACCCGCCGGCGAGGCAGGCGCATAGACGCGGAGGTCGCCGCTCGCCGCAAGGCGGTTAGGACGAGAATCATCAGCAACGGATCAGTGAGCCAAAGTGAGGAACAAACGGTGGACAAGAGCGCACAGGTAAAAGAGCTGCTCAACGGCATGACCGTGCTCGAGCTGTCGGGGCTCGTCAAGGAGCTCGAAGAGGAGTGGGGCGTCAGCGCGGCGGCACCTGCCATGGCGATGATGCCGGGCATGATGAGCGGCGGCGAGGCCGCGGCGGTCGAGGAGCAGACCGAGTTCAACGTGATGCTGGCGGGCGTGGGCGACAAGAAGATCCAGGTGATCAAGGTCGTCCGTGAGCTCACCGGGCTGGGCCTCAAGGAAGCCAAGGCCCTCGTGGACAGCGCGCCAGGCCCGGTCAAGGAGAAGGTCTCCAAGGACGAGGCCGCGACCATGAAGGCCAAACTCGAGGAAGTCGGCGCGACGATCGAGGTGAAGTAGATCGTGCGGGGCCGCGCGCCGAAGCCCGCTGTGCCTCGAGGCACAGCGTGGCGGGCGCGACACTGAGTGCCGGACCCAGCGCTTCACGGGAGAGGACGAGACGTGGAAACGGTTGAGCGTGTTCGCTTCGGTAAGGGCGAGGAGCTCGTCGAGCTGCCGAACCTCATCGAGATGCAGCGCCAGAGCTATGACGAGTTCCTGCAAGCAGGTGTGCCGCCCAACGAGCGGCGCAATCAGGGGCTGCAGGCGGTCTTCAACGAGATCTTCCCGATCGCGAGCTACGACGGTAACTGCATTCTGGAGTTCGTCAACTTCTCGCTCGGTGTGCCCAAGTACGACCCGATCGAGTGCCAGCGCCGCGGGCTGACCTATGCGGTGTCGCTCAAGGTGACGTTTCGCCTCATCCAGAACGAGGTCGTGCGCGAAGAGACGGTCTACATGGGCACGATCCCCATCATGACCGACCAGGGCACGTTTATCGTCAATGGCGCTGAGCGCGTTGTGGTGAGCCAGCTCCATCGTTCGCCAGGCATCTGCTTCGAGACCAAGCAGCACCCGAAGGGTGACACGATCTACTCGTTCCGTGTCATCCCGTACCGGGGCTCGTGGATCGAGGCCGAGTTTGACACCAACAACTTGGTGCACGTCTACATTGACCGGCGCCGTCGCCGGCGCAAGATCCTGGCGACAACGTTCATCAAGGCGCTCGGCTA contains:
- the secE gene encoding preprotein translocase subunit SecE, producing the protein MHDIPLVAVSSLVWYVVLLVGAIGLLALAIRNNWFVRIQAFLADVRAELKKVSWPTWPELRSATAVVIVSTLVVTVFIVLVDLVLSHLMRLLF
- the nusG gene encoding transcription termination/antitermination factor NusG — protein: MAKQWYVVKAMSGQERKVKSNIEARIQVEELGDYVGRVLIPTENVSEVKAGKRKITSRLFFPGYILVEMDLNEHTFHFVRQTNGVLGFLGDQAPIPLKEDEIGDILNQVEAKKEKVKPKVMFEIGESVKVTEGPFVNFNGVINEINPDKGKLKVMVSIFGRSTPLELEYWQVERA
- the rplK gene encoding 50S ribosomal protein L11, which encodes MAKRATGLIKLQIPAGQANPAPPVGPALGQHGVNIMDFCKQFNAKTKEMPGGLTIPVVITVYHDKTFSFILKSPPAATLLKKAAVIAKGSGEPNKTKVGTVTRAQVEEIAREKMEDLNARSLEAACRVVEGTARSMGIEVTA
- a CDS encoding 50S ribosomal protein L1, translating into MNGSRRFRSAVEMVDRTRAYSLDEAVVLLQQLPKAKFDETVEVGMQLGVDPRKSEQMVRGTVALPHGTGKTVRVVAICQGDQAREAQEAGAEHTGFSDIVEKIQGGWLDFDVIVAAPDTMREVGKLGKLLGPRGLMPSPKTGTVTPNVGQAVREVKAGKIEFKIDKAGNLHLPIGKASFAPDKLVANGAAAFDAVLKAKPSSSRGEYLKSATLSSTMGPGIRLDVKAIAAQGR
- a CDS encoding 50S ribosomal protein L10; its protein translation is MRAEKEHVIDELKAKIEGASALIFTNYNGTSAEQMGALRTQLYERKGGYLVVKNRLFALAAKAAGLDGELPGFGGQVGVAFSDEESSLPLLKALVEFNKQNEVPTLLGGIIGGRPCTAEELKDLSKLPSKAAMRAQALGMLLAVPRALATVLAGRLRSVLYLLKARIEAEGGVPVDEPAQAPAETPAEAPAEASAEPTNVEPAGEAGA
- the rplL gene encoding 50S ribosomal protein L7/L12; translation: MDKSAQVKELLNGMTVLELSGLVKELEEEWGVSAAAPAMAMMPGMMSGGEAAAVEEQTEFNVMLAGVGDKKIQVIKVVRELTGLGLKEAKALVDSAPGPVKEKVSKDEAATMKAKLEEVGATIEVK